The Capsicum annuum cultivar Jeju mitochondrion, complete genome genome has a window encoding:
- the orf102c gene encoding hypothetical protein yields the protein MSSNGWGRGQVHPFVLSSWELLPSLTSSARLVGFCVRTSNPDLFDKTRSINKPRSNIFLYELAINRWTSFYRSLPLLGIAFSPLGSCKGGYERRVPLSLVKA from the coding sequence ATGAGCAGTAATGGCTGGGGAAGGGGGCAAGTACATCCTTTTGTTCTCAGTTCGTGGGAATTGCTTCCATCACTAACCAGTTCAGCTCGGCTAGTGGGCTTTTGTGTTCGAACCTCGAATCCGGACCTGTTCGACAAGACCAGATCCATCAACAAACCTAGGTCCAATATTTTCTTGTACGAGCTAGCCATCAACAGATGGACATCCTTTTACCGCAGTCTTCCCCTATTGGGCATAGCCTTTTCTCCGTTAGGCTCCTGTAAGGGCGGGTATGAGAGAAGGGTCCCCCTCTCCCTTGTCAAAGCTTAG
- the orf102b gene encoding hypothetical protein, with product MHHGGATSIRIKGIPPFSVGRWSAQRLVDNGSTCNIQMLMGCYFWSKRMIPLITSLFDLLQGVWTASFLLMLNGALVRVMCKRILIGWCKNDICRLILVFIH from the coding sequence ATGCATCATGGTGGAGCTACCTCCATCAGGATAAAGGGGATTCCCCCCTTTTCTGTAGGAAGATGGAGTGCACAACGCTTAGTAGATAATGGATCTACTTGTAACATCCAAATGTTAATGGGTTGTTATTTCTGGTCGAAAAGAATGATACCATTGATAACTTCCCTATTTGATTTGTTGCAGGGTGTTTGGACTGCTTCCTTCCTATTGATGCTAAATGGAGCATTGGTAAGGGTGATGTGTAAAAGGATATTGATAGGATGGTGTAAGAACGACATTTGCCGTCTTATCCTTGTCTTTATACACTAA
- the orf101a gene encoding hypothetical protein yields the protein MPKARPGPGSRSQAAKTSFSSGAFVTAIKNATHLVKGYWDRSLQPSLAWKVAREKKTILRQQLFQPTRGKEVKQPIAFYLLCLSPGEQKVVTFSPVFLINY from the coding sequence ATGCCAAAAGCAAGACCTGGACCTGGTTCACGCAGTCAAGCAGCAAAGACCTCTTTCTCTTCGGGAGCTTTCGTAACGGCTATAAAGAATGCTACGCACCTCGTGAAAGGCTATTGGGATCGATCCCTTCAACCCTCCTTGGCGTGGAAGGTCGCAAGAGAAAAGAAAACTATTCTTCGTCAGCAGCTTTTTCAACCTACCCGAGGTAAGGAAGTAAAGCAACCAATAGCCTTTTACCTACTATGCCTTTCACCGGGTGAGCAAAAAGTAGTTACCTTTAGCCCGGTCTTCCTTATTAATTATTGA
- the orf107a gene encoding hypothetical protein: protein MASSYKKILDLGLLMDLVLSNRSGFEVRTQKPTSRAELVSDGSNSHELRTKGCTCPLPQPLLLIHRFLLKNPVFVFPGYLLRAIPYALRKNLHLDSFQVSSSCLEFS from the coding sequence ATGGCTAGCTCGTACAAGAAAATATTGGACCTAGGTTTGTTGATGGATCTGGTCTTGTCGAACAGGTCCGGATTCGAGGTTCGAACACAAAAGCCCACTAGCCGAGCTGAACTGGTTAGTGATGGAAGCAATTCCCACGAACTGAGAACAAAAGGATGTACTTGCCCCCTTCCCCAGCCATTACTGCTCATCCACCGCTTTTTATTAAAAAATCCTGTCTTTGTCTTTCCAGGCTATCTTTTGCGTGCTATTCCTTACGCCCTGAGAAAGAACCTCCACTTGGATTCATTTCAAGTCTCGAGTTCTTGTTTAGAATTCTCGTAG
- the ccmC gene encoding cytochrome c maturation protein CcmC, with the protein MSLSLLQPSFLMSKTRSYAQILIGSRLFLTAMAIHLSLRVAPLDLQQGGNSRIPYVHVPAARMSILVYIVTAINTFLFLLTKHPLFLRSSGTGTEIGAFSTLFTLVTGGFRGKPMWGTFWVWDARLTSVFILFLIYLGALRFQKLSVEPAPISIRAGPIDIPIIKSSVNWWNTLHQPGSISRSGTSIHVPMPIPILSNFANSPFSTRILFVLETRLPIPSFLESPLTEEIEAREGIPKPISLAESFCIHG; encoded by the coding sequence ATGTCCCTTTCGTTATTACAACCTTCTTTTTTGATGTCAAAGACCAGAAGCTACGCGCAAATTCTCATTGGATCTCGGTTGTTCTTAACAGCGATGGCTATTCATTTAAGTCTTCGGGTAGCACCACTAGATCTTCAACAAGGTGGAAATTCTCGTATTCCGTATGTACATGTTCCTGCGGCTCGGATGAGTATTCTTGTTTATATCGTTACGGCTATAAACACTTTTTTGTTCCTATTAACAAAACATCCCCTTTTTCTTCGCTCTTCCGGAACCGGTACAGAAATAGGTGCTTTTTCTACGTTGTTTACCTTAGTTACTGGGGGGTTTCGGGGAAAACCTATGTGGGGCACCTTTTGGGTGTGGGATGCTCGTTTAACCTCTGTATTCATCTTGTTCCTTATTTACCTGGGTGCACTGCGTTTTCAAAAGCTTTCTGTCGAACCGGCTCCTATTTCAATCCGTGCTGGACCGATCGATATACCAATAATCAAGTCTTCAGTCAACTGGTGGAATACATTGCATCAACCTGGGAGCATTAGCCGATCTGGTACATCAATACATGTTCCTATGCCCATTCCAATCTTGTCTAACTTTGCTAACTCCCCCTTCTCAACCCGTATCTTGTTCGTTCTGGAAACACGTCTTCCTATTCCATCTTTTCTCGAATCTCCTTTAACGGAAGAAATAGAAGCTCGAGAAGGAATACCAAAACCTATTTCACTCGCTGAGTCTTTTTGCATCCATGGCTGA
- the orf172 gene encoding hypothetical protein: MGPIMGHTMHYRRMIITLQPGYSIPPQRKKRTTIKILNSMAIHLYKTSTPSTRNGTVDSQVKSNPRNNLIYGQHRCGKGRNARGIITARHRGGGHKRLYRKIDFRRNEKDIYGRIVTIEYDPNRNAYICLIHYGDGEKRYILHPRGAIIGDTIVSGTEVPIKMGNALPLSAV, translated from the coding sequence ATGGGACCTATTATGGGACATACAATGCATTACAGACGTATGATCATTACGCTTCAACCGGGTTATTCTATTCCACCTCAACGAAAGAAAAGAACAACAATCAAAATACTTAATAGCATGGCAATACATTTATACAAAACTTCTACCCCGAGCACACGCAATGGAACCGTAGACAGTCAAGTGAAATCCAATCCACGAAATAATTTGATCTATGGACAGCATCGTTGTGGTAAAGGTCGTAATGCCAGAGGAATCATTACCGCAAGGCATAGAGGGGGAGGTCATAAGCGTCTATACCGTAAAATCGATTTTCGACGGAATGAAAAAGACATATATGGTAGAATCGTAACCATAGAATACGACCCTAATCGAAATGCATACATTTGTCTCATACACTATGGGGATGGTGAGAAGAGATATATTTTACATCCCAGAGGGGCTATAATTGGAGATACCATTGTTTCTGGTACAGAAGTTCCTATAAAAATGGGAAATGCCCTACCTTTGAGTGCGGTTTGA
- the orf125b gene encoding hypothetical protein — protein sequence MQNDFLLPTASDLRFMQSSTSSFPSSISSASSTSSTRSDAQSAPPELTQLFDAICQNSAELLRLRGRELPTEWNIADLIQAVMGDEALQIPGHLQATYYDVLLRGSSSWLLEDLSNFLDLTYNVL from the coding sequence ATGCAAAACGATTTTCTTCTACCCACCGCAAGTGATCTGCGCTTTATGCAGAGTTCCACTTCTTCGTTCCCTTCTTCTATTAGTAGCGCCTCTTCTACTAGTTCAACTAGGTCGGACGCGCAAAGCGCTCCACCTGAGTTAACTCAGTTATTTGATGCCATCTGCCAAAATAGCGCGGAGTTGCTTCGACTCAGAGGTAGAGAATTACCTACCGAGTGGAACATAGCAGATCTTATTCAGGCTGTTATGGGAGACGAGGCTCTTCAAATTCCAGGACACCTTCAAGCTACCTATTACGATGTTCTTTTAAGGGGGTCTTCGAGTTGGCTTTTAGAAGATCTCTCGAATTTTCTAGATTTAACCTACAATGTCCTCTAG